A region from the Candidatus Diapherotrites archaeon genome encodes:
- a CDS encoding FAD-binding oxidoreductase: protein MVEFKTKISNILDYPAPENGATRVFECPIPDGIEMPYLPGQFAMISHPEVKLLANPTQTKWASYSISSSPTQNEKLEFCLGGGSPTGVTHRLMQAKEGEEIAIRGPFGKFILEEDAPEYVMLATGTGIAPIISMTRTLLAKGKTVPISLYFGFRFPGQFMYREELLALQEQYPHFHYYPIASRPEDSWGFAKGHIQDVLKDYHSPSSNQAKVYICGKPAIAEELVTFCQETLHFPTANVHIEKW, encoded by the coding sequence ATGGTGGAATTCAAAACCAAAATTTCCAACATCCTGGATTATCCCGCCCCCGAGAATGGCGCCACGCGCGTGTTCGAGTGTCCCATTCCGGATGGAATTGAAATGCCCTACCTCCCTGGTCAATTCGCCATGATTTCCCATCCGGAAGTCAAATTACTAGCCAACCCCACCCAAACCAAATGGGCGTCCTATTCCATCTCCTCTTCCCCCACCCAAAATGAAAAATTGGAGTTCTGCCTCGGTGGAGGCTCCCCCACGGGGGTGACGCACCGGCTCATGCAGGCCAAAGAAGGGGAAGAGATAGCTATCCGCGGCCCTTTTGGTAAATTCATTCTTGAAGAGGACGCACCCGAATATGTTATGCTCGCCACGGGCACGGGCATTGCTCCCATCATCTCCATGACGCGCACCCTCCTGGCCAAAGGGAAAACGGTTCCCATCTCTCTTTATTTCGGTTTCCGTTTTCCCGGGCAATTCATGTATCGCGAGGAACTCTTGGCGCTCCAGGAACAATATCCCCACTTTCATTACTATCCCATTGCCTCTCGTCCAGAAGACTCGTGGGGGTTTGCTAAAGGACACATCCAAGATGTGTTGAAAGACTATCATTCTCCCTCATCCAATCAGGCGAAAGTATACATCTGCGGCAAGCCCGCTATCGCAGAGGAACTGGTCACCTTTTGCCAGGAAACCCTTCATTTCCCCACAGCCAATGTGCACATCGAGAAATGGTGA
- a CDS encoding carboxymuconolactone decarboxylase family protein translates to MSELFYENYMKASEKFKQLAQSSQAYAAWKNAAMAAGALDKKTKELIALGASCAIQCEYCIDSHAQKAKAYGATEQEVTEVIQVATVVKAGSTISYGIKALEHY, encoded by the coding sequence ATGAGCGAATTATTCTATGAAAATTATATGAAAGCTTCCGAGAAATTCAAGCAACTGGCCCAATCCAGCCAGGCCTATGCCGCATGGAAGAATGCCGCGATGGCCGCGGGGGCCCTGGATAAGAAGACGAAGGAATTGATCGCCTTGGGGGCGTCATGCGCCATCCAATGCGAATACTGCATCGATTCCCACGCGCAGAAAGCCAAGGCCTATGGGGCCACGGAGCAGGAAGTCACCGAAGTCATCCAGGTGGCAACTGTTGTGAAAGCTGGGTCGACCATATCCTATGGGATCAAGGCGCTCGAGCACTACTGA